The following proteins come from a genomic window of Sorghum bicolor cultivar BTx623 chromosome 3, Sorghum_bicolor_NCBIv3, whole genome shotgun sequence:
- the LOC8082412 gene encoding LOW QUALITY PROTEIN: tubulin beta-4 chain (The sequence of the model RefSeq protein was modified relative to this genomic sequence to represent the inferred CDS: inserted 1 base in 1 codon; deleted 2 bases in 1 codon) — MLAAATATYGYXNPALPTPHSPPASSFRLPPISLALSPPVASQFGSSRTSAKMREILHIQGGQCGNQIGAKFWEVVCDEHGIDPTGRYTGTSDLQLERVNVYYNEASCGRFVPRAVLMDLEPGTMDSVRTGPYGQIFRPDNFVFGQSGAGNNWAKGHYTEGAELIDSVLDVVRKEAENCDCLQGFQVCHSLGGGTGSGMGTLLISKIREEYPDRMMLTFSVFPSPKVSDTVVEPYNATLSVHQLVENADECMVLDNEALYDICFRTLKLTTPSFGDLNHLISATMSGVTCCLRFPGQLNSDLRKLAVNLIPFPRLHFFMVGFAPLTSRGSQQYRALTVPELTQQMWDAKNMMCAADPRHGRYLTASAMFRGKMSTKEVDEQMINVQNKNSSYFVEWIPNNVKSSVCDIPPRGLSMASTFIGNSTSIQEMFRRVSEQFTAMFRRKAFLHWYTGEGMDEMEFTEAESNMNDLVSEYQQYQDATADDEGEYEDEEDVQGDEM; from the exons ATGCTCGCTGCGGCCACCGCCACCTACGGCT TTAACCCCGCACTGCCGACGCCGCACTCGCCCCCGGCTTCCTCCTTCCGCCTCCCT CCgatctctctcgctctctcgccgcCAGTTGCTTCGCAGTTTGGATCGTCTCGAACCTC GGCGAAGATGAGAGAGATCTTGCACATCCAGGGAGGCCAATGTGGCAACCAGATCGGTGCCAAGTTCTGGGAGGTGGTGTGTGATGAACATGGCATTGACCCTACTGGCCGCTACACTGGCACTTCTGACCTTCAGTTAGAGCGTGTCAATGTCTACTACAATGAGGCCTCCTGTGGCCGCTTTGTGCCCCGTGCTGTTCTCATGGACCTTGAGCCTGGGACAATGGACAGTGTCCGCACTGGACCCTATGGGCAGATCTTCCGCCCTGACAACTTTGTGTTCGGGCAATCTGGTGCTGGTAACAACTGGGCTAAGGGTCATTACACTGAGGGTGCTGAGCTCATTGACTCTGTTCTTGATGTTGTGAGGAAGGAAGCTGAGAACTGTGACTGCTTGCAAG GATTCCAAGTATGCCACTCCCTTGGTGGTGGTACTGGATCTGGTATGGGTACACTGTTGATCTCAAAGATCAGGGAGGAGTACCCTGACCGCATGATGCTGACATTCTCAGTTTTCCCCTCACCGAAAGTATCTGATACCGTGGTTGAGCCATACAATGCTACCCTTTCTGTTCATCAGTTGGTTGAGAATGCCGATGAGTGTATGGTTCTTGACAACGAGGCCCTCTATGACATTTGCTTCAGGACTCTTAAGCTCACCACTCCTAGCT TTGGGGATTTGAACCATTTGATCTCTGCAACCATGAGTGGAGTCACCTGCTGCCTAAGGTTCCCTGGTCAGCTGAACTCTGACCTCAGGAAGCTGGCAGTGaacctgatcccctttccccgTCTCCACTTCTTCATGGTTGGCTTTGCGCCTTTGACGTCCCGTGGCTCCCAGCAGTACAGGGCCCTCACTGTCCCTGAGCTCACACAACAGATGTGGGACGCCAAGAACATGATGTGCGCTGCCGACCCTCGCCATGGGCGTTACCTCACCGCCTCGGCCATGTTCCGTGGGAAGATGAGCACCAAGGAGGTTGACGAGCAGATGATAAATGTCCAGAACAAGAACTCGTCCTACTTCGTGGAGTGGATCCCCAACAACGTGAAGTCCAGCGTGTGTGACATCCCCCCGAGGGGCCTGTCCATGGCGtctaccttcatcggcaactcgacTTCCATCCAGGAGATGTTCCGGAGGGTGAGCGAGCAGTTCACTGCCATGTTCAGGAGGAAGGCTTTCTTGCACTGGTACACTGGTGAGGGCATGGACGAGATGGAGTTCACCGAGGCCGAGAGCAACATGAATGACCTCGTGTCGGAGTACCAGCAGTACCAGGATGCGACTGCCGATGATGAGGGCGAGtacgaggacgaggaggacgTGCAAGGAGATGAAATGTGA
- the LOC8055265 gene encoding rhomboid-like protein 20, producing the protein MNGGLPGFHNAPASRAVVVAAVLFSVPFGFRGRSHNLGLSYQSIYEKLSIWRLVTSLFAFSSTPELIFGAALLYYFRVFERQIGSNKYAVFIIFSTMVSVLLQILALGYMKDPSLNPLTSGPYGLIFASYVPFFFDIPVSMKFRIFGLSLSDKSFVYLAGLQLLFSSGRRSVVPGLSGILAGLLYRLNTFGIRRLKFPEFAISLFSQLSWPFSNNPYQGLPTTENNGSVPSHQAHQIEDARTAIQDPTESSITALVSMGFDRSAAIQALALTNYDVNLASNILLEAQALQP; encoded by the exons ATGAACGGCGGGCTCCCTGGATTCC ACAATGCGCCAGCGTCGAGGGCCGTGGTCGTCGCCGCAGTTCTCTTCTCCGTCCCCTTCGGCTTCCGCGGTCGCTCCCACAACCTCGGCCTGTCCTACCAG AGTATTTATGAAAAGCTGAGTATCTGGAGGCTGGTCACCTCATTGTTTGCTTTCTCGTCAACCCCCGAGCTGATCTTTGGAGCGGCCCTGCTATACTACTTTAGGGTGTTTGAACGGCAAATAGGTTCTAACAAGTATGCT GTCTTCATCATCTTCTCGACTATGGTGTCTGTACTGCTTCAGATCCTTGCTTTAGGTTACATGAAAG ATCCTTCTCTAAATCCATTGACGTCAGGACCATATGGCCTCATCTTTGCATCTTATGTGCCATTCTTCTTTGACATTCCTGTCTCAATGAAGTTCCGCATATTTGGACTGAGCTTAAGTGATAAGTCGTTTGTATATTTGGCAGGACTCCAG CTTCTTTTTTCATCTGGAAGACGTTCTGTTGTACCTGGACTTTCTGGCATACTGGCTGGGCTTTTGTATCGCTTGAATACATTTGGCATCCGTAGATTGAAG TTCCCAGAGTTTGCAATATCGCTCTTCTCGCAGTTGTCATGGCCCTTTTCTAACAATCCATATCAAGGGTTACCGACCACAGAAAATAATGGAAGTGTCCCTTCTCACCAGGCACATCAAATTGAG GATGCACGCACAGCTATCCAAGATCCCACGGAATCTTCTATTACTGCACTCGTGTCTATGGGCTTTGATCGCAGTGCAGCaattcaggcacttgcattGACCAACTACGATGTCAATTTGGCCTCAAACATTCTGCTTGAAGCACAAGCTCTACAGCCATGA